A part of Cryptococcus gattii WM276 chromosome G, complete sequence genomic DNA contains:
- a CDS encoding Hypothetical protein (Similar to TIGR gene model, INSD accession AAW44828.1; CNG04550), producing the protein MTFSSLADELATAFDNEHTASNSLAAEFGLDLDLDQELNLQTRAGDDGLGYCGHSLEEELAQGGFGQLLLPDGTLSNFGVSPPARSKHSGGQSLEDELDAGEGVVQPLSQLQARHDDCNDESPLGLIVSSPRRQQFNLDHDGELLERHLHWPPSSRNEQFADHDNDISSHDNLASFSSELSTSPSGTFRSQRPLSTLITTPLRPGNKIREIPFTRSIFFTSSSPSPSSSSIPYGSRRLMGEDQDPLLVLSETIAMNSKFINSLRHLDEVPRTTASRTPRGTPGKFTGAAPGQSPGGSSGTPIPEPRVAKPGSSSSLLFPSSIETTSTSIPLSIDIHLQNHLAALAESEKRRDDQLRVLNSLVREFEGLKWGEGLMENEEWDRFVEKRGEMGTLEEKNEKGDVSTLEQHEDEFPEDVPNSNLIPSTPIRRPDPTQSYPSPCPLSCQTDLQLPFQTFLSTSLSLTTSLNNLSDSLHNSSSLSTHISRQIKNLRASVSGFREREVREEEARRGVEDWERGRMELGLGGRRVGSAAAGLTETTNVQMTQREKERVKSVKEVLEKECEEFKSKLEEYGKQVEKIQTGRSSGTIISIMG; encoded by the exons AtgaccttctcttccctGGCGGATGAGCTCGCGACTGCTTTTGACAATGAACATACGGCATCGAACAGCTTAGCTGCGGAGTTTGGTTTGGACCTTGATCTTGATCAGGAGCTTAATCTCCAAACTCGAGCAGGCGATGATGGCTTAGGATATTGCGGACATTCACTTG AGGAAGAGCTTGCCCAAGGGGGATTTGGACAACTGCTCTTACCTGATGGCACATTATCGAATTTTGGCGTGTCACCGCCTGCTCGGTCAAAGCATTCAGGAGGACAGTCATTAG AGGACGAGTTGGACGCAGGAGAAGGGGTAGTTCAACCACTTTCTCAACTACAGGCTCGACATGACGATTGCAACGATGAATCGCCCCTAGGTTTGATTGTCTCGTCACCTAGAAGACAGCAATTTAATTTGGATCATGATGGTGAACTTCTCGAACGACATTTACATTGGCCTCCATCATCGCGCAACGAACAGTTTGCTGATCACGATAATGACATATCTTCCCACGACAACCTCGCCAGCTTCTCTTCCGAACTATCTACATCGCCATCGGGCACGTTTAGATCACAAAGACCCCTTTCCACGCTTATCACTACTCCCCTCAGACCTGGAAATAAGATACGTGAAATTCCTTTTACCCGCTCTATATTTTTCACATCTTCCTCGCCTtccccctcctcttcttctatcCCTTACGGATCAAGGCGTCTGATGGGGGAAGACCAAGATCCACTATTGGTGCTGTCGGAGACGATCGCAATGAACTCGAAGTTTATCAACTCGTTGCGGCATTTAGATGAAGTACCCAGAACAACTGCCTCTCGGACGCCCAGAGGGACTCCTGGGAAATTTACTGGGGCGGCACCTGGTCAAAGTCCTGGAGGGTCATCAGGAACACCTATCCCCGAACCTAGAGTAGCAAAGCCAGGatcctcatcctcactcCTTTTTCCCTCTTCAATAGAAACAACTTCAACATCGATACCGTTATCCATCGATATTCACCTACAAAACCACCTCGCTGCTCTCGCAGAATcagaaaaaagaagagatgacCAGCTGCGCGTGCTCAACTCATTAGTTAGGGAATTCGAGGGCTTGAAGTGGGGCGAGGGATTGATGGAAAATGAGGAATGGGACCGATTTGTGGAGAAGCGAGGGGAAATGGGGACGTTAGAAGAGAAGAACGAAAAAGGAGATGTTTCAACCTTGGAACAGCATGAAGATGAATTCCCTGAAGATGTTCCCAATTCCAATTTGATTCCCTCCACACCGATCCGTCGCCCTGACCCCACCCAATCTTATCCGTCTCCTTGCCCTTTATCATGTCAAACCGACCTCCAACTTCCATTCCAAACATTTCTATCCACGTCTCTTTCCCTGACCACCTCCCTCAATAACCTCTCCGACTCGCTTCACAACTCATCCTCATTGTCTACCCACATCTCTCGTCAAATCAAGAACCTCCGCGCTTCAGTGAGTGGATTTAGGGAGAGAGAAGtcagagaagaagaagcaaggAGGGGAGTAGAGGATTGGGAGAGAGGGCGGATGGAGTTGGGTTTGGGTGGGAGGAGAGTGGGAAGTGCAGCAGCCGGATTGACTGAGACAACAAATGTTCAAATGACTcaaagggaaaaggagagggtGAAAAGTGTAAAAGAAGTGCTGGAGAAGGAATGCGAAGAGTTTAAAAGCAAACTTGAAGAATACGGGAAACAGGTGGAGAAGATTCAGACAGGCAGGTCGTCTGGAACGATAATTTCGATTATGGGATAA
- a CDS encoding Ubiquitin carboxyl-terminal hydrolase 6, putative (Similar to TIGR gene model, INSD accession AAW44827.1) yields MLTYNRVVSVKHSGKTYTVPVTQEITTHAFKDAISQLTRVPTERMKVMVKGKLVKDDTDYVTLANQKQTVMVIGAAEALPPPPTEQTVFLEDVEDEDIKSDEPTGLINLGNTCYLNSTLQAIRAIPEVHQALTEFTPSSSSSSFVPESRVANSLKNLFITIDNTPNAVPPLEVISNLRILAPQFAERDQRGQYAQQDADEAWTQLVQALRAALPKNGEEGSVVDRLMSIELTKTLKNAETEEEPETTSTETVLKLECNISGSTNFLMSGIQDSLNQQVEKTSATLGRNATYSMQSRISRLPEYLVVHMVRFYWRRDIQKKAKIMRKVKFPLQLDLSDIVTEPIRKKIQPLNTATKQILKERDARASILKRKPGQGLDEEKKKRGEEQATVENLVKEGGLTNGERSGMYELAAVVTHKGASADSGHYIGWSRIDDGAYVPAEQQRWAKFDDNNVTFTDANKILTMDGGGEDSVAYILLYRAAKI; encoded by the exons ATGCTGACATATAACCGAGTAGTAAGCGTAAAACATTCGGGCAAAACGTACACCGTTCCTGTCACACAAGAGATTACAACTCACGCTTTCAAGGATGCTATCTCTCAACTTACTAGGGTTCCCACCG AGAGGATGAAGGTCATGGTGAAAGGCAAGCTGGTGAAG GATGATACGGATTATGTCACTTTAGCAAACCAAAAG CAAACTGTTATGGTGATTGGCGCCGCTGAAGCGTtgccaccaccaccaacTGAGCAAACCGTCTTTT TGGAAGACGTagaagatgaagacatTAAATCCGATGAACCCACAGGTCTCATCAACCTCGGTAACACATGTTACCTCAACTCCACGCTCCAAGCCATACGTGCTATACCCGAAGTTCACCAAGCTCTCACAGAATTCactccttcttcctcctcttcttctttcgtCCCCGAATCGCGCGTCGCCAATTCGTTGAAAAATTTGTTTATTACGATTGACAACACACCTAATGCCGTTCCTCCTTTGGAAGTCATCAGTAATTTGAGAATCTTGGCACCTCAATTTGCGGAAAGGGATCAGAGGGGACAATACGCGCAGCAGGATGCGGATGAGGCCTGGACACAGCTTGTACAAGCGTTAAGGGCGGCGTTGCCAAAGAATGGAGAGGAAGGGTCTGTGGTGGACCGGTTGATGTCTATCGAGTTGACAAAGAC GCTCAAGAATGCAGAGACAGAGGAAGAACCAGAGACAACTAGTACGGAAACGGTATTGAAACTCGAGTGTAACATATCTGGATCCACAAATTTCTTGATGTCTGGTATTCAAGACAGCCTTAACCAGCAGGTTGAGAAGACAAGCGCAACATTGGGACGAAACGCAACTTATTCTAT GCAGTCTCGCATTTCTCGTTTGCCGGAGTACCTTGTAGTGCACATGGTTCGATTTTATTGGCGTCGTGACATCCA GAAAAAAGCAAAGATCATGCGCAAAGTCAAATTTCCCCTCCAACTGGACTTATCTGACATC GTTACCGAACCCATCCGCAAAAAGATCCAACCTCTCAACACAGCGACGAAACAAATCCTCAAAGAACGCGATGCCCGTGCGAGTATCTTGAAACGTAAGCCCGGACAGGGGTTAgatgaagaaaaaaagaagagaggcGAAGAACAGGCTACGGTTGAGAATCTTGTGAAGGAGGGAGGGCTGACCAATGGGGAGAGGAGTGGAATGTACGAGCTCGCGG CTGTGGTAACGCATAAAGGCGCCTCTGCCGACTCTGGTCACTACATTGGCTGGTCTCGCATTGATGATGGTGCATACGTCCCTGCTGAACAACAGAGATGGGCCAAGTTCGACGATAACAATGTGACCTTTACAGATGCGAACAAGATTTTGACAATGGATGGAGGCGGTGAGGATTCAGTAGCTTATATTTTGCTTTATCGGGCGGCAAAAATCTAG